TGGTTTTGTTTTGAACTTTAATACTTTATTCCCTTAATAATAGCCCAgtcaattattcaaaaaaaatttatcaaattcaaaaaaaaattcttttaaaatatatcaatcgtataaaattaaaaaaaattataaaaacaataaaagcaaaaaaatatgGTTGGAAGATAAAATGGAGGCATAAAGCATCCGATATTTACCGGAGTTGGTGCAAGTAATATGAGCAGTGTTAGTTGTCCTCtctctatttatttattggtaTTTCCGTTAACATGACTCTTCCCTCCAACCCAAACCTATTCCCTGCTTGCTTCCGCGTGTAAGGTTCCCAATTCTTCCTTTTcactttcattttcaaaacactATCTGAACCTTCATACCCATTTCTTCTCCTTCTATTTCTTAATTAAGCTCCAATTTCCTCTTCTTTGTACATAGAACTCTGGttttaaggggaaaaaaaacttgaagagagagagagagagagagagagagagatgggTTTTTCGAAGGAAGAGAAATCAAGAAGAATCCTGAGAGGTTTCAAAACAGTGTTCTTCTTGGTAACAATGGTGATTTCATTTCTTGTATTTTCTGCACCTGTTTTTCTTGTTATTGCTGATACAATTTTGCCTTCTGCTTTGCTTTCTGCTTCCCTGTCTCCTCCTTCACTCCAAACCCTATATTCCCATTTCACTAACTACGATTTCAGGAATTCTCTCATTGATATCCCTCTCATCTCCATCATCAGATCAGCTATTATAATCTGTAAGTGCACACCCCCAGCCCAAAAactatcttcttcttctcttcttttatttctcagGCGAACTTAACTTTTGTGTGattggttttaaatttggtGGTGTAGGTGTTTATAGTTTTTGTGATGGGCCTAAACTTTCCAGAGGACCATACCTTGGAACCACAATGATATGTTGTGTTTCATCTTTGATGTTTGTTTCGGTAAAAGCTTCATATGCATCGGGTTGGAGTAGTGGTAGAGAAGGGTCAGCCATGGAAACTGCTCTTTTCATTTGTTCACTGGCTCTGGCAATTGCGCATATAATTGTGGCTTATAGAACAAGTTgcagagaaagaagaaaactcCTTGTCTACAAAATTGACATTGAAGCAGTAGGTTCCCTTCCCCCTCTCTCTCTGTAATTCCAGAACCTTAATccatctttttgttttattctagAAATTTGATGGTGAAGGAGAAGGAAAACTTCACCTATTTACACTAAAAACGGTTGAACTTCTAGAAAGTCAACTGTTTAATCAGTTTTATTCATAGAGGAGAGAGTGATTAATTTTAGGATATCTTGTAGGAGAAAGGTAAAAGTTGTGAcccataattttaataataaaattgaatattgttTGTGTACAGATTTCAGCTTGCAAGAATGGGTTTCCAAGGTATCCAAAGATCGTGAAGTAAATAATAGAAAAGTGGTCTCCATGTTAGGTTTcaggtaattttttttacttgctACCCTTTTTTCAATGATCATCAAACCACCTCCACATTTCATCACATCAGATaactgattttatttttcttcttgcAGATTCTTGTAAAGAAGTTGGTTGTATAGAAATGGGTGATGATGGTTGTGCAAATGGAAGACTATGATTTTGAGGATAAATCATAGCTCATACATCTAacattcttttattcttcattttcactgtacagtttatatatatataatgttttaaagAGATCAAACAAATCTAATTCTGAAGAGTttgctaaattaaaattttaaaactataaacatTTTTGGGTATACTAGTTTagaatataattagattatttaataaatgtagttttaaatttttaaaagtaaaataattagtacataatacaattttaaaggaaataaaataaaaataattgaaaagctTTTACTCATATGTAACTCATTATCTACTTATACTTTTTTctgaaaaagttttttttttttgctatggatgatcaaaagaataaattaaatcactcaaaatatcaataagcttcctaaattttaattttgtattaatttataatggGATAATGACATATTTGATACctaaacttttgaaaaagtCGATTTTGGTACATTAACTTTAACATTGTTTATCAATGCGGTACCTTTAACGTACTGTGATAATTTTTACTGGTCAGGACACGTGGCCCAATTGTATAGTAGCGCGTTTCAGTTAcgtcatattttttaaaaaaattgaaccaaGGGCCTGAGATTAAATATCcctttaagtttttaatttaaataaaatatcctTAAATTAACATATCCTTTTTATTCTGTTTTCTTCCTCTCGTCAATTCCCTTTTTCGTCTCTTCCTTCTTCCATAAACAGACCTAGCTGTCGTCCGGCCTCCGTTCAACCCAAGATTAGGACCAAAAGATTCGcctctttctcttctttctaGTTCCCCGATTAGCTTTCTCGAAAAGCTTactgaaattttgagaaattttcaCAATCTTTATAATCTTTCAAGCCTCGATCTAAAAACCCGGCTGTTGAATCATCATGGAAGTTCGGTCGTGACTTCTCGTCACCGCTTTCAATGTCTTAACTACTGTTCGGATTTTTAGAATGATGCTTGAACCTCAAGAACCTAGAAAGGCGAAATGGATCTtcgttttgattttcttctcatcattttctttttgtttggttttgtgTTGTAATGGATTGACGagttttgtgatttttcttgCGTTCATTTCAGGAAATAGGTGTAGTTGTGAATGGCTAAAGAAATTGGTTTTGGGAGTTGAGAGTTAATAGCAGTGGGCGATGTTATTAGAATTGGAGATAGTAGTGTTGTTAAATTTCTATTCGAAATATTCTTCCCAAAggggaattcaaaaatgaaatttaaatcaattcattGCAAAATGGttgtttaa
The sequence above is a segment of the Gossypium raimondii isolate GPD5lz chromosome 4, ASM2569854v1, whole genome shotgun sequence genome. Coding sequences within it:
- the LOC105779692 gene encoding uncharacterized protein LOC105779692 — translated: MGFSKEEKSRRILRGFKTVFFLVTMVISFLVFSAPVFLVIADTILPSALLSASLSPPSLQTLYSHFTNYDFRNSLIDIPLISIIRSAIIICVYSFCDGPKLSRGPYLGTTMICCVSSLMFVSVKASYASGWSSGREGSAMETALFICSLALAIAHIIVAYRTSCRERRKLLVYKIDIEAISACKNGFPRYPKIVK